One stretch of Enterobacter sp. RHBSTW-00994 DNA includes these proteins:
- a CDS encoding VOC family protein, whose translation MRTQKRCMGHVAIVVDDYDRAIEYYTKKLGFKLVEDTPQPGKRWVVVTPNPESDCHLLLARASNDTQEAFIGNQCGGRVFLFLQTDDFWRDYNAMKTAGVQFCETPREEEYGTVVVFEDLYGNRWDLYQNK comes from the coding sequence TTGAGAACACAAAAAAGATGCATGGGCCATGTGGCCATCGTTGTTGATGATTACGATCGCGCCATTGAATACTACACCAAGAAACTGGGTTTTAAGCTGGTCGAAGACACACCCCAGCCTGGGAAACGCTGGGTTGTCGTGACACCGAACCCGGAAAGCGACTGCCATCTTCTGCTGGCACGGGCCTCCAATGACACGCAGGAAGCGTTTATTGGTAATCAGTGCGGTGGGCGCGTTTTTCTTTTCCTCCAGACCGACGATTTCTGGCGTGACTATAATGCCATGAAGACGGCTGGCGTTCAGTTTTGTGAAACGCCGCGCGAGGAAGAGTATGGAACCGTCGTCGTATTTGAGGATCTCTACGGAAATCGCTGGGATTTATACCAAAATAAGTGA
- the paaX gene encoding phenylacetic acid degradation operon negative regulatory protein PaaX, translated as MNHMNKLDAFIQHAVSSVPISGTSLISSLYGDALSHRGGEIWLGSLAALFEGMGFGERFVRTALFRLNKEGWLDVSRLGRRSFYRLSDKGLRLTRRAENKIYRAELPAWDGKWLLLLSEGLDKVTLADVKKQLIWQGFGTLAPSLMASPSQHLADVQSLLHEAGVAENVIFFEAHSPLALSRAALRARVEECWQLTEQNTMYETFIDSFRPLLPLLKEAEPEELTPERCFQIQLLLIHFYRRVVLKDPLLPEELLPAHWAGQSARQLCINIYQRVASGALAFVSEKGETSVGELPVPGSLFFQRFGGLNIA; from the coding sequence ATGAATCACATGAATAAACTTGATGCCTTTATCCAGCATGCCGTGAGTTCTGTTCCCATTAGCGGAACATCGCTGATTTCGTCACTGTATGGTGATGCGCTTTCCCATCGTGGAGGCGAAATTTGGCTGGGGAGCCTGGCTGCGCTGTTTGAAGGAATGGGATTCGGTGAACGCTTTGTGCGTACCGCGTTGTTTCGCCTGAACAAAGAAGGTTGGCTGGACGTATCGCGGCTTGGGCGTCGCAGTTTTTACCGCCTGAGCGATAAAGGGTTGCGCCTGACGCGTCGTGCGGAGAACAAAATCTATCGCGCGGAACTGCCCGCCTGGGATGGCAAGTGGTTGCTGCTGCTGTCTGAAGGGCTGGATAAAGTCACGCTTGCCGATGTAAAAAAACAGCTGATCTGGCAGGGGTTTGGCACGCTTGCGCCAAGCCTGATGGCCTCGCCTTCGCAACATCTGGCGGATGTGCAATCTCTGCTGCATGAAGCGGGTGTGGCGGAAAACGTGATCTTTTTTGAAGCACATTCCCCGCTGGCGCTTTCCCGTGCGGCACTGCGTGCGCGGGTGGAAGAGTGCTGGCAACTCACCGAACAAAATACGATGTACGAAACCTTTATTGACTCCTTCCGGCCTCTGTTGCCGCTATTGAAGGAGGCCGAGCCGGAGGAACTTACGCCTGAGCGTTGCTTCCAGATCCAGCTGTTACTGATCCATTTTTATCGCCGTGTGGTGCTCAAAGACCCGCTGTTGCCGGAGGAGTTACTGCCTGCGCACTGGGCAGGACAGAGTGCCAGACAGCTGTGCATTAATATCTACCAACGCGTAGCCTCAGGCGCGCTGGCTTTTGTCAGTGAAAAAGGTGAAACCTCTGTGGGTGAATTGCCTGTGCCTGGGTCGCTCTTTTTTCAGCGCTTTGGTGGCCTGAATATCGCATAA
- the paaK gene encoding phenylacetate--CoA ligase PaaK: protein MTTTTTQLDPIETASLDELQALQTQRLKWTLKHAYDNVPMYKRKFDAAGVHPDDFNELADIRKFPCTTKQDLRDNYPFDTFAVPMEKVVRIHASSGTTGKPTVVGYTQNDIDTWANIVARSLRAAGGSAKDKIHVAYGYGLFTGGLGAHYGAERLGATVIPMSGGQTEKQAQLIRDFQPDMIMVTPSYCLNLIEELERQMGGDASKCSLRVGVFGAEPWTLAMRREIEKRLGITALDIYGLSEVMGPGVAMECIETADGPTIWEDHFYPEIVNPKDGTPLDDGEQGELLFTTLTKEALPVIRYRTRDLTRLLPGTARTMRRMDRISGRSDDMLIIRGVNVFPSQLEEEIVKFEHLSPHYQLEVNRRGHLDSLSVKVELKESSLTLSHEQRCQVCHELRHRIKSMVGISTDVTIVNCGSIPRSEGKACRVFDMRKAIVNT, encoded by the coding sequence ATGACAACGACAACAACACAGCTTGACCCGATCGAAACCGCGTCCCTTGATGAACTGCAGGCCCTGCAAACCCAGCGCCTTAAGTGGACGCTGAAGCACGCCTACGACAATGTGCCGATGTACAAACGCAAGTTCGATGCAGCGGGCGTTCACCCTGATGATTTCAACGAGTTGGCAGATATTCGCAAATTCCCATGTACCACTAAACAGGACCTGCGCGATAACTACCCGTTCGATACCTTTGCCGTTCCGATGGAGAAGGTGGTGCGTATTCACGCCTCGTCCGGTACAACCGGGAAGCCGACCGTCGTGGGATATACCCAAAATGACATCGACACCTGGGCAAACATCGTCGCCCGGTCGCTGCGCGCTGCCGGCGGCAGTGCAAAAGACAAAATCCATGTGGCTTACGGGTACGGATTGTTTACCGGCGGGCTGGGCGCGCACTACGGCGCTGAACGTCTGGGGGCCACCGTGATCCCGATGTCCGGCGGCCAGACCGAGAAGCAGGCGCAACTGATCCGCGATTTTCAGCCTGATATGATCATGGTCACGCCGTCGTATTGCCTCAATTTGATTGAAGAGCTGGAGCGACAGATGGGCGGAGATGCCAGTAAATGCTCTCTGCGTGTCGGTGTGTTTGGGGCAGAGCCCTGGACACTGGCAATGCGCCGCGAAATCGAGAAGCGTCTGGGGATCACCGCGCTGGACATTTACGGGCTGTCAGAAGTGATGGGGCCAGGCGTGGCGATGGAGTGTATCGAAACCGCCGACGGCCCGACCATCTGGGAAGATCATTTCTATCCGGAAATCGTCAATCCGAAAGACGGAACTCCGCTGGACGATGGCGAGCAAGGGGAACTGCTCTTCACCACGCTCACCAAAGAAGCGTTACCGGTGATTCGTTACCGCACGCGTGACCTGACACGCCTGTTGCCAGGTACGGCGCGCACCATGCGCAGGATGGATCGCATCAGCGGACGCAGCGACGATATGCTGATCATCCGGGGGGTAAACGTCTTCCCGTCGCAGCTTGAGGAAGAGATCGTCAAGTTTGAACATCTTTCGCCCCATTATCAGCTGGAGGTAAACCGTCGCGGTCATCTTGATTCGCTTTCTGTCAAAGTGGAGCTGAAAGAGAGTAGTTTAACGTTGAGCCATGAGCAGCGCTGTCAGGTATGCCATGAGTTGCGCCACCGTATTAAATCGATGGTGGGGATTTCAACGGATGTCACCATCGTGAACTGCGGCAGTATTCCACGTTCAGAAGGTAAAGCCTGCCGCGTCTTTGATATGCGTAAAGCGATTGTGAATACCTGA
- the azoR gene encoding FMN-dependent NADH-azoreductase, producing the protein MSKVLVLKSSILAGYSQSGQLSDYFVEQWREQHSADEITVRDLAANPIPVLDGELVGALRPSDAPLTPRQQEALALSDELIAELQAHDVIVINAPMYNFNIPTQLKNYFDLVARAGVTFRYTENGPEGLVKGKRAVVLTSRGGIHKDTATDLVAPYLTIFLGFIGITDVNFVFAEGIAYGPEVATKAQSDAKAAIDSLVAA; encoded by the coding sequence ATGAGCAAAGTATTAGTTCTTAAATCCAGTATTCTGGCAGGGTACTCTCAGTCCGGTCAGCTGTCCGATTATTTCGTTGAACAGTGGCGTGAACAGCATAGCGCTGATGAAATCACCGTCCGTGATCTGGCCGCAAACCCGATTCCTGTGCTGGATGGCGAACTGGTTGGCGCCCTGCGTCCGAGCGATGCCCCACTGACTCCGCGTCAGCAGGAAGCGCTGGCGCTGTCCGATGAACTGATTGCTGAGCTGCAGGCTCACGACGTTATCGTGATCAACGCCCCAATGTACAACTTCAACATCCCGACTCAGTTGAAGAACTACTTCGACCTGGTTGCACGTGCTGGCGTAACCTTCCGTTACACCGAAAACGGCCCAGAAGGCCTGGTGAAAGGTAAACGTGCGGTGGTTCTGACCAGCCGTGGCGGTATTCACAAAGATACCGCAACTGACCTGGTTGCACCGTATCTGACCATTTTCCTGGGCTTCATCGGTATCACCGATGTGAACTTTGTGTTCGCAGAAGGTATTGCTTACGGACCTGAAGTCGCGACCAAAGCACAGTCTGACGCGAAAGCAGCAATCGACAGCCTGGTGGCTGCATAA
- the pcaF gene encoding 3-oxoadipyl-CoA thiolase — protein sequence MRDAFICDGVRTPVGRYGGVFSGIRADDLGAVPLRALLARYPQLDAERIDDLIFGCANQAGEDNRNVARMASLLAGLPQSVSGTTINRLCGSGLDAIGFAARTIKAGEGDLLIAGGVESMSRAPFVMGKATAAFQRQAEIFDTTIGWRFVNPLMHQQCGTDSMPETAENVAELLNISRADQDAFALRSQQRTAQAQQNGILAQEIVPVSVTGKKGGVTEVSVDEHPRADTTLEQLASLKTPFRKNGVVTAGNASGVNDGAAALIIASEQMALAQGLVPRTRIVAMATAGVEPRLMGLGPVPATRKVLERAGLSITDMDVIELNEAFASQALAVLRQLGLPDDGAHVNPNGGAIALGHPLGMSGARLALAASNELHRRNGRYALCTMCIGVGQGIAMILERV from the coding sequence ATGCGTGACGCATTTATTTGTGACGGTGTTCGTACCCCGGTTGGTCGGTATGGGGGTGTTTTCTCAGGCATTCGCGCGGACGATCTCGGCGCTGTGCCGTTGCGTGCGCTGCTGGCACGTTACCCGCAACTGGATGCGGAGCGCATTGATGATCTCATCTTCGGCTGCGCTAACCAGGCAGGGGAAGACAACCGTAACGTGGCGCGTATGGCCTCCCTTCTGGCCGGGCTGCCGCAGTCGGTTTCCGGGACTACCATTAACCGCCTCTGTGGTTCAGGCCTGGATGCCATCGGTTTTGCGGCACGAACCATCAAAGCCGGTGAGGGTGATTTATTGATTGCTGGTGGCGTGGAGTCGATGTCCCGTGCGCCGTTTGTGATGGGAAAAGCCACGGCGGCCTTTCAGCGTCAGGCGGAGATCTTCGATACCACCATCGGCTGGCGATTTGTGAATCCGCTCATGCATCAGCAATGTGGTACTGACAGCATGCCGGAAACGGCAGAGAATGTAGCTGAATTGTTAAATATCAGTCGAGCGGATCAAGATGCTTTCGCACTGCGCAGCCAGCAGCGTACTGCCCAGGCGCAACAGAATGGCATTCTGGCGCAGGAAATTGTCCCGGTGAGCGTGACAGGGAAAAAGGGGGGAGTCACCGAGGTGTCTGTTGATGAACATCCGCGTGCCGACACCACGCTGGAACAACTTGCCTCGCTGAAGACACCTTTTCGCAAGAATGGCGTCGTGACGGCGGGTAATGCCTCCGGCGTAAACGATGGGGCAGCGGCGCTGATCATTGCCAGCGAACAGATGGCGCTTGCACAAGGGTTAGTGCCTCGCACGCGCATCGTGGCAATGGCGACGGCAGGCGTGGAACCGCGTCTGATGGGGTTAGGCCCCGTCCCCGCGACCCGTAAAGTGCTGGAGCGTGCCGGACTCAGTATTACCGATATGGATGTTATCGAGCTTAACGAGGCTTTTGCGTCGCAGGCGCTGGCTGTGTTGCGTCAACTGGGATTGCCGGACGATGGTGCACACGTCAACCCGAACGGCGGCGCGATTGCATTGGGACATCCACTGGGGATGAGCGGCGCAAGACTGGCGTTGGCAGCCAGTAACGAATTGCACCGACGAAACGGGCGCTATGCGCTGTGTACGATGTGTATCGGTGTGGGTCAGGGTATTGCCATGATCCTTGAGCGAGTTTGA
- the paaY gene encoding phenylacetic acid degradation protein PaaY, translating into MPVYQIDGLTPVVPDESYVHPTAVLIGDVILGKGVYIGPNASLRGDFGRIVVKDGANIQDNCVMHGFPEQDTVVEEDGHIGHSAILHGCIIRRNALVGMNAVVMDGAVIGENSIVGAAAFVKAKADMPANHLIIGSPAKAIRELSEQELVWKKQGTREYQVLVERCKKTMHQVEPLRDVEPGRKRLEFDENLRPKSAG; encoded by the coding sequence ATGCCTGTTTATCAAATTGACGGTCTGACGCCGGTTGTCCCTGATGAGAGTTATGTCCATCCCACTGCCGTTTTGATTGGCGATGTGATTCTGGGCAAAGGGGTGTACATCGGCCCGAATGCTAGCCTGCGTGGCGATTTTGGCCGTATCGTGGTGAAAGATGGGGCGAACATCCAGGATAACTGTGTGATGCACGGGTTTCCTGAGCAGGATACCGTCGTGGAGGAAGACGGGCATATTGGTCACAGCGCCATTTTGCATGGCTGCATTATTCGCCGCAACGCGCTGGTTGGGATGAATGCGGTGGTGATGGATGGGGCGGTGATCGGAGAAAACAGCATTGTCGGGGCGGCGGCGTTTGTGAAAGCGAAGGCGGATATGCCCGCCAATCATCTGATTATCGGCAGTCCGGCGAAAGCCATCCGCGAACTGAGCGAGCAAGAACTCGTCTGGAAAAAACAGGGGACACGTGAATATCAGGTGCTGGTGGAACGCTGCAAAAAAACGATGCACCAGGTTGAGCCGTTGCGGGATGTTGAACCCGGACGTAAACGACTGGAATTTGATGAAAATTTACGCCCTAAATCGGCAGGGTAA
- the paaI gene encoding hydroxyphenylacetyl-CoA thioesterase PaaI has protein sequence MSHNAWHNARAMYEHDACAQALGIDIVEMDEGVAVVTMTITPQMLNGHKTCHGGQLFSLADTAFAYACNSQGLAAVASACSIDFLRPGFAGDRLTATARVLHQGKLTGVYDIEIQNQQHKTVALFRGKSHRIGGSVTGEA, from the coding sequence ATGAGTCATAACGCCTGGCACAACGCCCGTGCCATGTACGAGCACGATGCCTGTGCGCAGGCTCTGGGGATCGACATTGTTGAAATGGATGAGGGGGTTGCGGTGGTGACGATGACCATCACCCCGCAGATGCTGAATGGCCATAAAACCTGCCACGGCGGGCAGCTTTTTTCGCTGGCGGACACGGCATTTGCTTACGCCTGTAACAGCCAGGGGCTGGCGGCTGTGGCATCGGCCTGTTCGATCGACTTTCTCCGTCCGGGATTTGCCGGGGACAGGCTTACCGCCACTGCGCGGGTTCTGCACCAGGGGAAACTGACCGGTGTCTACGACATTGAAATTCAGAATCAACAACACAAAACAGTCGCACTCTTTCGCGGGAAATCTCACCGCATTGGCGGCAGTGTGACAGGAGAAGCCTGA
- the paaH gene encoding 3-hydroxyacyl-CoA dehydrogenase PaaH yields MVMNIRTVAVIGSGTMGAGIAEVAASHGHQVLIYDIAGQAVSQAIESIGQRLDSRVARGKLSGEAREQILARFIPVTDIDALAAADLVIEAASERLDVKKALFAKLAEICQPQTVLTSNTSSISVTAIAADVRHPERVAGLHFFNPAPVMKLVEVVSGLATSPEVADGLCELAVNWGKQPVRCQSTPGFIVNRVARPFYSEAWRALEEQVASPEVIDAALRDGGGFPMGPLELTDMIGQDVNFAVTCSVFNAFWQERRFLPSLVQQELVLAGRLGKKSGKGVYDWGGEKPAVQWLDTVSDSYSPMCVQKKRDGVTEVDDVLLVETQGETAQSLARSLHSPVVVVDRMDGDVAVIAAAASNPHSATQKAIFYLQQQGQRVVQIADYPGLLIWRTVAMIINEALDALQKGVASEKDIDTAMRLGVNYPCGPVAWGERLGWQRLLLLLENLQRHYGEERYRPCSLLRQRALLESSYES; encoded by the coding sequence ATGGTGATGAATATTCGCACTGTTGCCGTCATCGGAAGCGGCACGATGGGCGCCGGGATCGCGGAAGTCGCGGCAAGTCATGGTCATCAGGTCCTGATTTACGATATTGCAGGACAGGCGGTTTCACAGGCGATTGAGAGCATCGGTCAGCGTCTTGATTCCCGCGTTGCTCGAGGAAAACTGTCCGGTGAGGCCCGCGAACAGATTCTTGCACGGTTCATCCCCGTGACCGACATCGATGCGCTGGCGGCGGCGGACCTGGTGATTGAAGCCGCGTCTGAACGCCTCGACGTAAAAAAAGCGTTGTTCGCAAAACTGGCTGAGATTTGCCAGCCACAAACCGTACTGACCAGCAATACCTCGTCCATCTCCGTTACCGCGATTGCGGCGGATGTCCGTCACCCTGAACGCGTGGCCGGGCTGCACTTCTTCAACCCTGCGCCCGTGATGAAACTGGTGGAAGTGGTCAGCGGTCTGGCGACATCTCCCGAAGTGGCCGACGGGCTCTGTGAGCTGGCCGTGAACTGGGGAAAACAGCCTGTGCGCTGCCAGTCCACGCCGGGGTTTATCGTCAACCGCGTGGCGCGTCCATTCTATTCAGAAGCCTGGCGTGCGCTGGAGGAACAGGTGGCATCCCCGGAAGTGATCGATGCGGCGCTGCGGGACGGCGGAGGATTTCCGATGGGACCGCTGGAACTGACCGACATGATTGGTCAGGACGTTAACTTTGCGGTGACCTGCTCGGTGTTTAACGCGTTCTGGCAGGAACGCCGTTTTCTGCCCTCGCTGGTACAGCAGGAGCTGGTACTGGCGGGACGTCTGGGCAAAAAAAGCGGAAAGGGCGTGTATGACTGGGGCGGTGAAAAACCGGCAGTGCAGTGGCTTGACACCGTGAGTGACAGCTATAGCCCAATGTGCGTGCAGAAAAAACGTGACGGTGTCACTGAGGTCGACGATGTGCTGCTGGTCGAAACACAAGGGGAAACGGCGCAGTCGTTGGCGCGCAGTCTGCACAGCCCCGTGGTGGTGGTGGATCGTATGGACGGTGATGTTGCCGTGATTGCCGCAGCGGCCAGTAATCCTCATTCCGCGACGCAAAAAGCCATTTTTTATCTGCAACAACAGGGCCAACGAGTGGTGCAGATTGCCGATTATCCCGGCCTGCTGATCTGGCGCACAGTGGCGATGATTATCAATGAAGCGCTGGATGCCCTGCAAAAAGGGGTTGCCAGTGAGAAGGATATCGATACTGCGATGCGTCTTGGCGTGAACTATCCGTGTGGCCCCGTTGCCTGGGGTGAACGTCTGGGCTGGCAGCGTCTGCTCCTGCTGCTGGAAAACCTGCAACGTCATTACGGCGAAGAACGCTATCGCCCTTGTTCACTCTTGCGCCAGCGTGCGCTTCTGGAGAGTAGCTATGAGTCATAA